CTTAGCTTAGTATATTTTAAGAATGTGATATTGGCGGTTTGTACGCAAATAATAAAACCGTTTAGCCCATCTAAAAAGCCTAACCTTAAAAAGTAGGCTTTAAAGAAAGCCCAAGAGGGGTTGATTAATATTTTCCAAATAGGGGCTTTTTTACCTAATTGATAATATGCTTTTGCTGAGATTGATGAAAAATGTTCAGTTTTTAAATTAAACTCAGAATACGTTTGGTAGGTCCAATGCAAAATATCGCCTTTTAAATGTCCTGTTTTGTTGTTGGGATTATTCATGACTACATTGTCGTGTGGGTTAATGCCTTTCCATGAAGCTTTTCGCCGATCAAAGATTCTTAATTTTCGATTTGGATACCAATCAGAATGTTTAATCCATTGTCCGCAAAAATTGTTAAATCGATTGGCATAATAACCATCCAATTTCCAATTCTGT
This genomic stretch from Flavobacteriaceae bacterium GSB9 harbors:
- a CDS encoding glycosyltransferase family 2 protein → MIKLSGVIITHNEERNIEQCLKSLAPVVDEIVVVDSFSTDGTKAICKNYNVVFIEQEFLGYIEQKNFALTQAKYNYVVSLDGDEALSETLQESIKLLKQNWKLDGYYANRFNNFCGQWIKHSDWYPNRKLRIFDRRKASWKGINPHDNVVMNNPNNKTGHLKGDILHWTYQTYSEFNLKTEHFSSISAKAYYQLGKKAPIWKILINPSWAFFKAYFLRLGFLDGLNGFIICVQTANITFLKYTKLRELYKKSK